In Candidatus Kerfeldbacteria bacterium, a single genomic region encodes these proteins:
- a CDS encoding MBL fold metallo-hydrolase, which yields MNQKKIKQIIVSGSFLIVLIAFLFVTQLQQRPAGVRVTFFDIGQGDSALIQTSAGSTILIDGGPDRTILEKLGAALPFYEHSIDLMILTHPHADHLNGLLAVLERYEVKNILYTDVAYDAPQYDEWLQRLESVSSKKLIAHAGQTFTFDEVQLEVLYPLSDMSGQSIDDINESSIVARLSYQNNSILFTGDAGVPTEQVLLNAGVELESDILKVGHHGSDTSSSIVFINAVSPAIAVISLGNNTFGHPKASVLKRLEYVGAAVKRTDQLSDIVIELPLDKK from the coding sequence ATGAATCAGAAAAAAATAAAGCAAATAATAGTTAGTGGCAGTTTTCTAATAGTATTGATTGCCTTTCTTTTTGTTACTCAATTGCAGCAGCGACCGGCTGGGGTTCGGGTAACATTTTTTGATATTGGCCAGGGAGACAGTGCGTTAATTCAAACTTCGGCAGGTTCTACTATTTTGATTGATGGGGGGCCTGATCGAACAATTTTAGAAAAGCTTGGTGCAGCGCTACCATTCTATGAACATTCGATTGACCTGATGATTCTGACGCATCCTCATGCCGACCATTTGAACGGACTACTGGCGGTGCTCGAGCGGTATGAGGTCAAGAATATTCTGTACACGGATGTCGCGTATGATGCACCACAATATGATGAGTGGCTACAGAGGCTCGAAAGTGTTTCAAGTAAAAAATTAATCGCTCATGCTGGTCAAACATTTACCTTTGATGAAGTGCAGCTTGAGGTACTCTATCCATTGTCCGATATGTCAGGGCAATCAATCGATGATATCAACGAGTCATCTATCGTCGCGCGTCTAAGCTATCAAAATAATTCAATACTCTTCACGGGAGATGCCGGTGTGCCGACTGAGCAAGTACTCCTGAATGCGGGAGTTGAACTTGAAAGCGATATTTTGAAAGTTGGACATCATGGGAGTGATACGTCGTCCTCAATTGTTTTTATTAATGCAGTCAGCCCTGCTATTGCCGTTATTTCTTTGGGTAACAACACGTTTGGGCATCCGAAAGCCAGTGTTTTGAAGCGTCTGGAATACGTAGGTGCAGCGGTGAAACGCACCGATCAACTGAGTGATATCGTGATTGAATTACCCCTTGACAAAAAATGA